From a single Columba livia isolate bColLiv1 breed racing homer chromosome 15, bColLiv1.pat.W.v2, whole genome shotgun sequence genomic region:
- the RAB11FIP3 gene encoding rab11 family-interacting protein 3 isoform X4, producing the protein MGYTPEEESPPCPDEFDDFVTFEANEVTDSAYMGSESTYSECETFTDEDTSTLVHHEMHDEVETDSAIDSTVHSEFTDPIEEPEHGSHPHDLPLGSDLSHSIVTVISGEEHFEDYGEGNEADLFSDSLCNGESSFNSSTFLSPSTNPLAAKLHSIIADEAFEFYCSQCHKQINRLEDLSARLNDLEMNSPNKRLSSKKVARQLHQTSVLSVGVMEESYRDTLECLEEDITDKVIFLEKRVTELEKDTAANGEQHSRLKQENLQLVHRANALEEQLKEQELRADQTLLEEIKKQRELLSKMEREKSIEIENLQARLQQLDDENSELRSCVPCLKANIERLEEEKQKLLDEIEDLTVQLTEEQEKKRKMGDKLSQERHQFQKEKESTQELIEDLRKQLEHLQLFKLEAEQRRGRSSSLGLQEYNSRTRETELEQEIKQLKQDNRNLKEQNDELNGQIINLSIQGAKNLFSASFSESLAAEISSVSRDELMEAIQKQEEINFRLQDYIDRIIVAIMETNPSILEVK; encoded by the exons GCAAATGAGGTGACTGACAGTGCTTACATGGGCTCAGAGAGCACGTACAGCGAGTGCGAAACCTTCACGGATGAAGACACCAGCACACTAGTACATCACGAGATGCACGACGAAGTAGAAACAGACAGTGCCATTGACTCCACCGTGCACTCGGAGTTCACCGACCCCATCGAGGAGCCGGAGCATGG ATCCCATCCGCACGACCTGCCCCTGGGCTCGGACCTCAGCCACTCCATCGTCACGGTCATTAGTGGAGAGGAGCATTTTGAGGATTACGGAGAAGGAAATGAAGCAGATTTGTTCTCGGACAGCTTGTGTAATGGGGAAAGCAGCTTTAATAGCTCCACGTTCCTCTCCCCCAG CACCAATCCTCTTGCTGCGAAACTACACAGCATTATTGCAGATGAAGCATTTGAGTTTTACTGTAGCCAGTGCCACAAACAAATCAACCGCCTCGAGGATCTTTCTGCTCGCCTGAATGATCTTGAAATGAATAG TCCAAATAAAAGACTCTCAAGCAAGAAAGTGGCAAG ACAGCTGCATCAGACAAGCGTGCTGTCCGTGGGGGTGATGGAGGAGTCTTACCGGGATACGCTGGAGTGTTTGGAAGAGGACATCACGGACAAG GTCATCTTTCTGGAGAAGCGGGTGACGGAGCTGGAGAAGGACACAGCCGCTAATGGTGAGCAGCACAGCCGCCTCAAGCAGGAAAACCTGCAGCTCGTGCACAG AGCAAACGCTCTCGAGGAACAGCTgaaggagcaggagctgagagctgACCAGACCCTCCTGGAAGAGATCAAGAAGCAGAGAGAGCTGCTGAGCAAaatggagagggagaagagcatTGAGATTGAGAACCTGCaggccag GCTGCAGCAACTGGATGACGAGAACAGCGAGTTGAGATCCTGCGTCCCTTGTTTAAAAGCCAACATTGAGAGACTTGAGGAG GagaagcagaagctgctggatGAGATCGAAGACCTCACTGTGCAGCTCACAgaggaacaggagaaaaagaggaagatggGGGACAAGCTGAGTCAGGAGAGACACCAATTTCAGAAGGAGAAGGAGTCGACGCAGGAG CTCATTGAGGACCTCAGGAAGCAGCTCGAGCACTTGCAGCTCTTCAAACTGGAAGCTGAGCAGCGgagaggcaggagcagcagcttgggGCTCCAGGAGTACAACAGCAGGACACGGGAGACAGAGCTGGAGCAAGAGATCAAGCAGCTCAAGCAG GATAACAGGAACCTGAAGGAACAAAATGATGAACTGAATGGACAGATCATTAACTTGAGCATCCAAGGAGCCAAGAACCTCTTCTCAGCCTCCTTCTCCGAATCCCTGGCAGCGGAGATTAGCTCAGTCTCTAGAGATGAG CTCATGGAAGCAATTCAGAAGCAAGAGGAGATCAACTTCCGCCTGCAGGATTATATCGACAGGATCATCGTGGCTATCATGGAGACGAACCCCTCCATCCTGGAAGTGAAGTAA
- the RAB11FIP3 gene encoding rab11 family-interacting protein 3 isoform X5, whose product MCPQANEVTDSAYMGSESTYSECETFTDEDTSTLVHHEMHDEVETDSAIDSTVHSEFTDPIEEPEHGSHPHDLPLGSDLSHSIVTVISGEEHFEDYGEGNEADLFSDSLCNGESSFNSSTFLSPSTNPLAAKLHSIIADEAFEFYCSQCHKQINRLEDLSARLNDLEMNSPNKRLSSKKVARQLHQTSVLSVGVMEESYRDTLECLEEDITDKVIFLEKRVTELEKDTAANGEQHSRLKQENLQLVHRANALEEQLKEQELRADQTLLEEIKKQRELLSKMEREKSIEIENLQARLQQLDDENSELRSCVPCLKANIERLEEEKQKLLDEIEDLTVQLTEEQEKKRKMGDKLSQERHQFQKEKESTQELIEDLRKQLEHLQLFKLEAEQRRGRSSSLGLQEYNSRTRETELEQEIKQLKQDNRNLKEQNDELNGQIINLSIQGAKNLFSASFSESLAAEISSVSRDELMEAIQKQEEINFRLQDYIDRIIVAIMETNPSILEVK is encoded by the exons GCAAATGAGGTGACTGACAGTGCTTACATGGGCTCAGAGAGCACGTACAGCGAGTGCGAAACCTTCACGGATGAAGACACCAGCACACTAGTACATCACGAGATGCACGACGAAGTAGAAACAGACAGTGCCATTGACTCCACCGTGCACTCGGAGTTCACCGACCCCATCGAGGAGCCGGAGCATGG ATCCCATCCGCACGACCTGCCCCTGGGCTCGGACCTCAGCCACTCCATCGTCACGGTCATTAGTGGAGAGGAGCATTTTGAGGATTACGGAGAAGGAAATGAAGCAGATTTGTTCTCGGACAGCTTGTGTAATGGGGAAAGCAGCTTTAATAGCTCCACGTTCCTCTCCCCCAG CACCAATCCTCTTGCTGCGAAACTACACAGCATTATTGCAGATGAAGCATTTGAGTTTTACTGTAGCCAGTGCCACAAACAAATCAACCGCCTCGAGGATCTTTCTGCTCGCCTGAATGATCTTGAAATGAATAG TCCAAATAAAAGACTCTCAAGCAAGAAAGTGGCAAG ACAGCTGCATCAGACAAGCGTGCTGTCCGTGGGGGTGATGGAGGAGTCTTACCGGGATACGCTGGAGTGTTTGGAAGAGGACATCACGGACAAG GTCATCTTTCTGGAGAAGCGGGTGACGGAGCTGGAGAAGGACACAGCCGCTAATGGTGAGCAGCACAGCCGCCTCAAGCAGGAAAACCTGCAGCTCGTGCACAG AGCAAACGCTCTCGAGGAACAGCTgaaggagcaggagctgagagctgACCAGACCCTCCTGGAAGAGATCAAGAAGCAGAGAGAGCTGCTGAGCAAaatggagagggagaagagcatTGAGATTGAGAACCTGCaggccag GCTGCAGCAACTGGATGACGAGAACAGCGAGTTGAGATCCTGCGTCCCTTGTTTAAAAGCCAACATTGAGAGACTTGAGGAG GagaagcagaagctgctggatGAGATCGAAGACCTCACTGTGCAGCTCACAgaggaacaggagaaaaagaggaagatggGGGACAAGCTGAGTCAGGAGAGACACCAATTTCAGAAGGAGAAGGAGTCGACGCAGGAG CTCATTGAGGACCTCAGGAAGCAGCTCGAGCACTTGCAGCTCTTCAAACTGGAAGCTGAGCAGCGgagaggcaggagcagcagcttgggGCTCCAGGAGTACAACAGCAGGACACGGGAGACAGAGCTGGAGCAAGAGATCAAGCAGCTCAAGCAG GATAACAGGAACCTGAAGGAACAAAATGATGAACTGAATGGACAGATCATTAACTTGAGCATCCAAGGAGCCAAGAACCTCTTCTCAGCCTCCTTCTCCGAATCCCTGGCAGCGGAGATTAGCTCAGTCTCTAGAGATGAG CTCATGGAAGCAATTCAGAAGCAAGAGGAGATCAACTTCCGCCTGCAGGATTATATCGACAGGATCATCGTGGCTATCATGGAGACGAACCCCTCCATCCTGGAAGTGAAGTAA
- the RAB11FIP3 gene encoding rab11 family-interacting protein 3 isoform X6: MGSESTYSECETFTDEDTSTLVHHEMHDEVETDSAIDSTVHSEFTDPIEEPEHGSHPHDLPLGSDLSHSIVTVISGEEHFEDYGEGNEADLFSDSLCNGESSFNSSTFLSPSTNPLAAKLHSIIADEAFEFYCSQCHKQINRLEDLSARLNDLEMNSPNKRLSSKKVARQLHQTSVLSVGVMEESYRDTLECLEEDITDKVIFLEKRVTELEKDTAANGEQHSRLKQENLQLVHRANALEEQLKEQELRADQTLLEEIKKQRELLSKMEREKSIEIENLQARLQQLDDENSELRSCVPCLKANIERLEEEKQKLLDEIEDLTVQLTEEQEKKRKMGDKLSQERHQFQKEKESTQELIEDLRKQLEHLQLFKLEAEQRRGRSSSLGLQEYNSRTRETELEQEIKQLKQDNRNLKEQNDELNGQIINLSIQGAKNLFSASFSESLAAEISSVSRDELMEAIQKQEEINFRLQDYIDRIIVAIMETNPSILEVK; encoded by the exons ATGGGCTCAGAGAGCACGTACAGCGAGTGCGAAACCTTCACGGATGAAGACACCAGCACACTAGTACATCACGAGATGCACGACGAAGTAGAAACAGACAGTGCCATTGACTCCACCGTGCACTCGGAGTTCACCGACCCCATCGAGGAGCCGGAGCATGG ATCCCATCCGCACGACCTGCCCCTGGGCTCGGACCTCAGCCACTCCATCGTCACGGTCATTAGTGGAGAGGAGCATTTTGAGGATTACGGAGAAGGAAATGAAGCAGATTTGTTCTCGGACAGCTTGTGTAATGGGGAAAGCAGCTTTAATAGCTCCACGTTCCTCTCCCCCAG CACCAATCCTCTTGCTGCGAAACTACACAGCATTATTGCAGATGAAGCATTTGAGTTTTACTGTAGCCAGTGCCACAAACAAATCAACCGCCTCGAGGATCTTTCTGCTCGCCTGAATGATCTTGAAATGAATAG TCCAAATAAAAGACTCTCAAGCAAGAAAGTGGCAAG ACAGCTGCATCAGACAAGCGTGCTGTCCGTGGGGGTGATGGAGGAGTCTTACCGGGATACGCTGGAGTGTTTGGAAGAGGACATCACGGACAAG GTCATCTTTCTGGAGAAGCGGGTGACGGAGCTGGAGAAGGACACAGCCGCTAATGGTGAGCAGCACAGCCGCCTCAAGCAGGAAAACCTGCAGCTCGTGCACAG AGCAAACGCTCTCGAGGAACAGCTgaaggagcaggagctgagagctgACCAGACCCTCCTGGAAGAGATCAAGAAGCAGAGAGAGCTGCTGAGCAAaatggagagggagaagagcatTGAGATTGAGAACCTGCaggccag GCTGCAGCAACTGGATGACGAGAACAGCGAGTTGAGATCCTGCGTCCCTTGTTTAAAAGCCAACATTGAGAGACTTGAGGAG GagaagcagaagctgctggatGAGATCGAAGACCTCACTGTGCAGCTCACAgaggaacaggagaaaaagaggaagatggGGGACAAGCTGAGTCAGGAGAGACACCAATTTCAGAAGGAGAAGGAGTCGACGCAGGAG CTCATTGAGGACCTCAGGAAGCAGCTCGAGCACTTGCAGCTCTTCAAACTGGAAGCTGAGCAGCGgagaggcaggagcagcagcttgggGCTCCAGGAGTACAACAGCAGGACACGGGAGACAGAGCTGGAGCAAGAGATCAAGCAGCTCAAGCAG GATAACAGGAACCTGAAGGAACAAAATGATGAACTGAATGGACAGATCATTAACTTGAGCATCCAAGGAGCCAAGAACCTCTTCTCAGCCTCCTTCTCCGAATCCCTGGCAGCGGAGATTAGCTCAGTCTCTAGAGATGAG CTCATGGAAGCAATTCAGAAGCAAGAGGAGATCAACTTCCGCCTGCAGGATTATATCGACAGGATCATCGTGGCTATCATGGAGACGAACCCCTCCATCCTGGAAGTGAAGTAA
- the SEPTIN12 gene encoding septin-12 isoform X2: MARLSVKEHLDGILSDFEALKKSFEAEDGDEMPSSPPVFPLPSGTSECHQPLQPGHPPRSGTTASPSLAPSPVLRSHLSTSLSVSRANGTASTGITRVASFQTRRGFTAGPGSDGESLRSSSSSLESPAPLQLPGTPPAAVPGLKKVPSHGSVFPAELEHPLRMATTSHSSLPALDLHIAEEPGMGTPPLKPLLWGSRSPASQPHTHQPSSPTPCDGTEVSQGLPMLPDGPGGQLPGVGDVTPCALPRLQLRVSLGANPSLAHRPLSLPRGQGEASPAPTAPSPGRAEGLPPLPAPQAAPFKLVSQPQTVQVSSQPAFLGGLVLVPTLGTLAAPSGAGANPPSAGHVGLRGPCAAAAVVARGEAADGDWAAVTPKHGSSLEPMERSMEPPAVPEEEMMPLSVAPSPAGCQLFGYVGIEAVLDQMKIKTMKTGFEFNIMVVGQSGLGKSTMVNTLFKSKVSRKASQPGQEEHIPKTVQLQSVTHVIEEKGVKMKLTVTDTPGFGDQINNENCWDPIIKYINEQYERYLREEILITRKRKIPDTRVHGCVYFIPPTGHWLRPLDLEFMRRLSKIVNVVPVIAKADTLTLDERAEFKQRIQEDLKTHAISVYPQEDFDQDPDDRVLNDLIREKIPFAVVGADQEHQVNGKRVLGRKTKWGIIEVENPAHCEFPLLRDLLIRSHLQDLKDITHNVHYESYRVRRLNESNHPGPSSHNGPPGKGGDGSDL; this comes from the exons ATGGCCCGGCTCTCCGTCAAAGAGCACCTGGATGGGATCCTCTCCGACTTCGAAG CGCTCAAGAAGTCATTTGAGGCAGAGGATGGGGACGAGATGCCCAGCTCACCACCAGTGTTCCCGCTGCCGTCGGGTACCAGCGAGTGCCACCAGCCGCTGCAGCCTGGCCACCCGCCCCGCTCGGGCACcactgccagccccagcctggctcccagccctgtgctgcGCAGCCATCTCAGCACCAGCCTCTCTGTCAGCAGAGCCAACGGCACCGCCAGCACTGGCATCACCCGTGTTGCCTCCTTCCAGACCCGCCGGGGCTTTACTGCAGGGCCGGGCAGTGACGGCGAGAGCCTCCGCAGTTCGTCCTCCAGCCTGGAGAGCCCTGCtcccctgcagctgccaggcaCTCCCCCAGCTGCTGTCCCCGGCCTGAAAAAGGTCCCATCTCACGGCAGCGTCTTCCCAGCGGAGCTGGAGCATCCCCTCCGTATGGCCACCACCAGCCACAGCTCACTGCCAGCACTGGACCTGCACATCGCTGAGGAGCCGGGGATGGGGACCCCTCCACTGAAGCCCTTGCTATGGGGCTCCCGGAGCCCAGCATCCCAACCCCACACCCACCAGCCCTCCTCCCCAACCCCGTGCGATGGCACCGAGGTGTCCCAGGGGCTGCCCATGCTCCCTGATGGGCCGGGGGGGCAGCTGCCAGGGGTTGGGGATGTCACCCCCTGTGCACTTCCACGGCTGCAGCTGAGGGTCAGCCTGGGTGCCAACCCCAGCCTGGCCCACCGGCCCCTGTCACTCCCTCGAGGCCAGGGAGAGGCATCCCCAGCCCCCACAGCTCCTTCCCCGGGGAGGGCTGAGGGGCTGCCACCACTGCCAGCCCCACAAGCTGCCCCCTTCAAGCTGGTGTCACAGCCGCAGACAGTGCAAGTGAGCTCCCAGCCTGCCTTCCTGGgggggctggtgctggtgccAACATTGGGGACCCTGGCAGCACCCAGTGGAGCCGGAGCAAACCCCCCCAGTGCCGGGCATGTGGGGCTGCGGGGACCCTGTGCAGCGGCGGCGGTGGTGGCTCGCGGTGAGGCTGCAGATGGTGACTGGGCTGCAGTGACACCAAAACACG GAAGCAGCCTGGAGCCCATGGAGCGCAGCATGGAGCCGCCGGCCGTGCCGGAGGAGGAGATGATGCCTCTCAGTGTGGCGCCCAGCCCAGCGGGTTGCCAGCTCTTTGGTTATGTAGGAATCGAAGCCGTGCTCGACCAGATGAAAATCAAAACCATGAAGACAGGCTTTGAATTCAACATCATGGTTGTGG GACAGAGTGGGTTGGGGAAGTCAACGATGGTGAACACCCTCTTCAAGTCCAAGGTGAGCCGCAAAGCCTCGCAGCCTGGCCAGGAGGAACATATTCCCAAGACAGTGCAGCTGCAGTCTGTCACTCATG TCATTGAGGAGAAGGGTGTGAAGATGAAGCTGACAGTGACAGACACACCAGGGTTTGGGGACCAGATCAACAATGAGAACTG TTGGGACCCCATCATCAAGTACATCAACGAGCAGTATGAAAGGTACCTACGTGAGGAAATCCTCATCACCCGCAAGAGGAAGATCCCAGACACTCGGGTCCATGGATGTGTCTACTTCATCCCCCCTACGGGTCACTG GCTGCGCCCACTGGATCTGGAGTTCATGCGACGGCTCAGTAAGATCGTCAATGTGGTGCCTGTGATCGCCAAAGCCGACACGCTCACCCTGGATGAACGGGCAGAGTTCAAACAACGG ATCCAGGAGGACCTGAAGACCCATGCCATCAGCGTGTACCCGCAGGAGGACTTTGACCAGGACCCGGATGACAGGGTGCTGAATGACCTGATTCGG GAGAAGATCCCCTTCGCCGTGGTGGGGGCGGACCAGGAGCACCAGGTGAACGGCAAGCGGGTGCTGGGCCGCAAGACCAAGTGGGGTATCATTGAAG tggAGAACCCGGCGCACTGCGAGTTCCCCCTCCTGCGGGACCTGCTGATCCG ATCCCACCTGCAGGACCTGAAGGACATCACCCACAACGTCCATTATGAGAGCTATCGCGTGCGGCGGCTGAACGAGAGCAACCATCCGGGGCCGAGCTCCCACAATGGGCCTCCTGGCAAGGGCGGGGATGGCAGTGACCTCTGA
- the SEPTIN12 gene encoding septin-12 isoform X1, whose amino-acid sequence MARLSVKEHLDGILSDFEALKKSFEAEDGDEMPSSPPVFPLPSGTSECHQPLQPGHPPRSGTTASPSLAPSPVLRSHLSTSLSVSRANGTASTGITRVASFQTRRGFTAGPGSDGESLRSSSSSLESPAPLQLPGTPPAAVPGLKKVPSHGSVFPAELEHPLRMATTSHSSLPALDLHIAEEPGMGTPPLKPLLWGSRSPASQPHTHQPSSPTPCDGTEVSQGLPMLPDGPGGQLPGVGDVTPCALPRLQLRVSLGANPSLAHRPLSLPRGQGEASPAPTAPSPGRAEGLPPLPAPQAAPFKLVSQPQTVQVSSQPAFLGGLVLVPTLGTLAAPSGAGANPPSAGHVGLRGPCAAAAVVARGEAADGDWAAVTPKHGSSLEPMERSMEPPAVPEEEMMPLSVAPSPAGCQLFGYVGIEAVLDQMKIKTMKTGFEFNIMVVGQSGLGKSTMVNTLFKSKVSRKASQPGQEEHIPKTVQLQSVTHVIEEKGVKMKLTVTDTPGFGDQINNENCWDPIIKYINEQYERYLREEILITRKRKIPDTRVHGCVYFIPPTGHWLRPLDLEFMRRLSKIVNVVPVIAKADTLTLDERAEFKQRIQEDLKTHAISVYPQEDFDQDPDDRVLNDLIREKIPFAVVGADQEHQVNGKRVLGRKTKWGIIEVVLRACQAALPRYPPATLPSCLHPARPAAHAAHAALLCSGEPGALRVPPPAGPADPIPPAGPEGHHPQRPL is encoded by the exons ATGGCCCGGCTCTCCGTCAAAGAGCACCTGGATGGGATCCTCTCCGACTTCGAAG CGCTCAAGAAGTCATTTGAGGCAGAGGATGGGGACGAGATGCCCAGCTCACCACCAGTGTTCCCGCTGCCGTCGGGTACCAGCGAGTGCCACCAGCCGCTGCAGCCTGGCCACCCGCCCCGCTCGGGCACcactgccagccccagcctggctcccagccctgtgctgcGCAGCCATCTCAGCACCAGCCTCTCTGTCAGCAGAGCCAACGGCACCGCCAGCACTGGCATCACCCGTGTTGCCTCCTTCCAGACCCGCCGGGGCTTTACTGCAGGGCCGGGCAGTGACGGCGAGAGCCTCCGCAGTTCGTCCTCCAGCCTGGAGAGCCCTGCtcccctgcagctgccaggcaCTCCCCCAGCTGCTGTCCCCGGCCTGAAAAAGGTCCCATCTCACGGCAGCGTCTTCCCAGCGGAGCTGGAGCATCCCCTCCGTATGGCCACCACCAGCCACAGCTCACTGCCAGCACTGGACCTGCACATCGCTGAGGAGCCGGGGATGGGGACCCCTCCACTGAAGCCCTTGCTATGGGGCTCCCGGAGCCCAGCATCCCAACCCCACACCCACCAGCCCTCCTCCCCAACCCCGTGCGATGGCACCGAGGTGTCCCAGGGGCTGCCCATGCTCCCTGATGGGCCGGGGGGGCAGCTGCCAGGGGTTGGGGATGTCACCCCCTGTGCACTTCCACGGCTGCAGCTGAGGGTCAGCCTGGGTGCCAACCCCAGCCTGGCCCACCGGCCCCTGTCACTCCCTCGAGGCCAGGGAGAGGCATCCCCAGCCCCCACAGCTCCTTCCCCGGGGAGGGCTGAGGGGCTGCCACCACTGCCAGCCCCACAAGCTGCCCCCTTCAAGCTGGTGTCACAGCCGCAGACAGTGCAAGTGAGCTCCCAGCCTGCCTTCCTGGgggggctggtgctggtgccAACATTGGGGACCCTGGCAGCACCCAGTGGAGCCGGAGCAAACCCCCCCAGTGCCGGGCATGTGGGGCTGCGGGGACCCTGTGCAGCGGCGGCGGTGGTGGCTCGCGGTGAGGCTGCAGATGGTGACTGGGCTGCAGTGACACCAAAACACG GAAGCAGCCTGGAGCCCATGGAGCGCAGCATGGAGCCGCCGGCCGTGCCGGAGGAGGAGATGATGCCTCTCAGTGTGGCGCCCAGCCCAGCGGGTTGCCAGCTCTTTGGTTATGTAGGAATCGAAGCCGTGCTCGACCAGATGAAAATCAAAACCATGAAGACAGGCTTTGAATTCAACATCATGGTTGTGG GACAGAGTGGGTTGGGGAAGTCAACGATGGTGAACACCCTCTTCAAGTCCAAGGTGAGCCGCAAAGCCTCGCAGCCTGGCCAGGAGGAACATATTCCCAAGACAGTGCAGCTGCAGTCTGTCACTCATG TCATTGAGGAGAAGGGTGTGAAGATGAAGCTGACAGTGACAGACACACCAGGGTTTGGGGACCAGATCAACAATGAGAACTG TTGGGACCCCATCATCAAGTACATCAACGAGCAGTATGAAAGGTACCTACGTGAGGAAATCCTCATCACCCGCAAGAGGAAGATCCCAGACACTCGGGTCCATGGATGTGTCTACTTCATCCCCCCTACGGGTCACTG GCTGCGCCCACTGGATCTGGAGTTCATGCGACGGCTCAGTAAGATCGTCAATGTGGTGCCTGTGATCGCCAAAGCCGACACGCTCACCCTGGATGAACGGGCAGAGTTCAAACAACGG ATCCAGGAGGACCTGAAGACCCATGCCATCAGCGTGTACCCGCAGGAGGACTTTGACCAGGACCCGGATGACAGGGTGCTGAATGACCTGATTCGG GAGAAGATCCCCTTCGCCGTGGTGGGGGCGGACCAGGAGCACCAGGTGAACGGCAAGCGGGTGCTGGGCCGCAAGACCAAGTGGGGTATCATTGAAG TGGTACTCAGAGCCTGCCAAGCTGCGCTCCCCAGGtatccccctgccaccctgccctcctgcctgcaccctgcccgccctgctgcccatgctgcccatgctgccttgctttgcagtggAGAACCCGGCGCACTGCGAGTTCCCCCTCCTGCGGGACCTGCTGATCCG ATCCCACCTGCAGGACCTGAAGGACATCACCCACAACGTCCATTATGA
- the MYADM gene encoding myeloid-associated differentiation marker: MARVTVNLRAVTSWVGIARLFAVVLSCIAFSLVASTRDFWGPYGTWCMFTWCFCFTVTLLVLFLELLELYPKLPFSWDDFTSAFSMLAALMVFTTSAVFPATFISSPCSGSKCARQAVATTVSCLCFLAYALEVGLTRAKPGDISSFLSTVPGLLKVFEAYVACLIFCLLDTFSSEAGLQWCVAVYSICFIITLLIIIFTIGRCLSYMPCPLEKVLVGYNALALVMYLTATVLWPLYSFRGQSRPASCGRGCRWDKNLGITFLTIFNLIAYLVDLVYSTRMVFIRAPP, translated from the coding sequence ATGGCCAGAGTGACGGTGAACCTCCGTGCCGTGACCTCCTGGGTGGGCATCGCCCGGCTCTTTGCTGTCGTGCTGTCCTGCATTGCCTTCAGCTTGGTGGCCTCCACCCGGGACTTCTGGGGTCCCTATGGGACGTGGTGTATGTTCACCTGGTGCTTCTGCTTCACCGTGACGCTGCTGGTGCTgtttctggagctgctggagctctaCCCCAAGCTGCCCTTCTCCTGGGATGACTTCACCTCGGCTTTCTCCATGTTGGCAGCATTGATGGTTTTCACCACCTCAGCGGTCTTCCCTGCCACCTTCATCAGCAGCCCCTGCAGCGGCAGCAAGTGTGCCCGCCAGGCCGTGGCCACCACCGTCTCCTGCCTCTGCTTCCTTGCCTACGCCCTTGAGGTGGGGCTCACCCGTGCCAAGCCGGGGGACATCAGCAGCTTCCTCTCCACTGTACCTGGGCTCCTCAAGGTGTTTGAAGCCTATGTGGCCTGTCTCATCTTCTGCTTGCTGGATACCTTCAGTTCAGAAGCTGGCCTGCAGTGGTGCGTGGCCGTCTACTCCATCTGCTTCATCATCACCCTCCTCATCATCATCTTCACCATCGGCCGGTGCCTCAGCTACATGCCCTGCCCGCTGGAAAAGGTGCTGGTGGGGTACAACGCCCTGGCCCTGGTGATGTACCTCACCGCCACCGTCCTCTGGCCCCTCTACAGCTTCAGAGGGCAGAGCCGTCCTGCATCCTGCggcaggggctgcaggtggGACAAGAACCTGGGGATCACCTTCCTCACCATCTTCAACCTCATTGCCTACTTGGTGGACCTGGTCTACTCCACCAGGATGGTTTTCATCAGGGCACCTCCCTAA